The DNA sequence TGGGTGACTATGGCTTAGTCACATattcagcctaaccttcctcacagaggTTGTGAAGGAAAAATGAGAACAGAGAGAACAATGGACATTGTCTCACTGAGTTTTTGGAGGTAGTGCAGCATTCAAGTGTAACAAAAGGTGTTGCCCTAACTCAAGAGATCACACCAAGCTATGGTTAGAGCAAACCTGGAAATGGTGAGTGTCCGAGTCTGTACCCGCTGAGTAAACAGCCTGACAGAATGCACGCCCACAgggaattttaaaaattcatggaAGATTAGGTTATTAATGGTTAACTATGATTGGTTAACCTCAAGGTTCAGAGACAGTGCATCTCTGAACACCGGTTGTTGGGGAACAGACATGCCCTCTTATCTTGTATCCGAGTTgcccagagacatctggttggtcactgtgggcAGGAGGATTCTTGCTAAATAGACCTTTGGAGCTCTGTAAGTTCTTATCACCTAAaagccatggggaggggggtggatacTGGTACTTCCTACTTATACTGTACTGTGAgcaaatggctgaaaaaggtcAGCTAGTGCTGGTAAACAAGCAATCACTCTCTCACCGAAAGAGGCAGCTTCCTCTTCAAGGAGAAAACCCCGCCCCCATCCTAACACCCATAACTGGCTTGAACTGTGCAACTGTTCTTTGGTGAAAAGTgaggggggggagatgaaggCAGATAAATGGTCTGAAGAGGACTTTATAAAAGTAATCTTAAGCAGACCCATTAAATCATGGTGATGAGCAGTAGACTGTGCAGTTGTTGCCTAAGCAAGGCCCCAAGAGAAGTTATGCAGAAGCtggcttttgtttttcctttcggGCCAGAAATGACTAACACTTTGTGCGTGAGCAGATAGACTCTATTACAAAGCTCCCTTGAACAAAGtgagacttctgagtaagcatataGAGGATGATGCTGTCTGCAAGCAATGCTAAGAACTCAAACTTATTTTTCCATCAGGACAGTTCACTTTATGAATAATGTGAAATATGAGCCTCCTGATAGTGAGTGGTAATACTGGCGCTTGTCTCCTGGGACATCCTCTAGCTAGCAGGAAGCCTGGGGAAAGCCAGCTTCAACTGTCTCTACAGAACAGAGCTGTCTGGCCTCATCTAATACAGGTAGCAGAGGTCAGCGGAGCATAAATATTAGTTAAGAGACTTGTATCCTAGTTTGGGATGGCTGTAGCGCCCCCACAGAGGGAGAGGAGTCTTCTTCAGGTGGCAATAGAAAAAGCCAACTCCTTGGTGGTAGTATCAGCCATTGTACAGAATGAACTAGTAGGTCTAACACTGGACAGAAACTTCCACATTCTATCtcaccaaatccaaactccacctCTGTGCATTTTCACCTGCTTCAAAGGGAAGCCATATTTCCTTTTAACAGCTGCCCTTCATAAGAGTTTTCACACCAGAGGGAGACCTATCTTAGGGGTTTTTTGGAAGGAGGTGGCACTAATATGGGGAAGCTCATCCACCCAAAGAATTTTTGGATCCTAGCTGCCAAATACACAGTCACTATGCAGAGGAGGCCAATAATCAACAAATCTGGTAAGATGCAGCAAAAAGACAAGACGGTTTGTAAATTGATGAGGACAACCATCAGGAGCAAAGAGTCCTTACAGGAAATGATATGTGATAAGAGAAGACAGGAGGCTCAGCCACATCTCTCCAAAAGATCAGGATCTTATCCTAAACATTAACAGCTATCAGCACTCACCTGGAGTTTAGGATTGGAGAGATTTAAACACTTCAGAATACTCAAACAGAATATACACACATTTATTGGATTAAATATTATCAACCCTAAAATTTGGAGCCACTCAAAACCACATGACCATCAGTTCCGGGGTCATTTAATCAAACATAAAACATCACTCTTTCTTCTATTAGTGTCTTAGATGTCCATTGGTACCTACATAATTAACTACAAACATAATATTCATTGGCTACCCAGACACAAACTATTGCACAAATGCTCAAGCAGCAAAAGGGTAGACACCCTCCCTCCATTTTAATatatgccaggcttcctcaacctcggccctccagctgtttttggcctacaactcccatgatccctagctagcaggaccagtggtcaggggtgatgggaattgtagtctcaaaacatctggagggccgaggttgaggaagcctgatatatgCTTACCCATGGAGTAGCAAAAAATTATAATTTGCATCTGTTGTAGTTAAACATTGATGAAGATACCAAGTTGTTTGAGAGTAAATCAATCAAATTTAAGACACTGGGCTCTGGGACACGTCCTTTGGTGCCAACTAGAATCTGGAGGAGGTACAGGATATGTGTGGGGTTCATAAACTGCCCTCTTGCATTCCCCACATCCACTGTATGAAACCTGAATATGTccaaatattttaatatgtaaaCTGTGAAAACTTCTAAACACTTAATCCTTAAGAGCAAAGCTAATAATGCTAAGAAATATGCGTTGCATGGCCCCATGAATCAATGTCTTACAGCCAGTTCCTTGTTGAGAGTTGCTCCCGCACCCCTGGTACTTCCACATTGTCTGGGGAGTAGTACTTAATGAGTCAGACTAGCAAGGCTCCATATCATTAAGCATTTCCAGTAGTGTTCCTCAAACACAAAGCAATTATCCCATGAAAACACACATCTTGCCTCCAGCCCACAGGTAGGTTGCTTGCTGCTGGGTATCCCTCAGGTACTTTTGTTTGTGTCTGTTTGGAAATGCTTCACACTTTGATTTTGTAAGGATTGTGTGTTTGGAGGACAGAAGTGTTCAGAGTTATGGCTAAGAACAGGCGTTggcaaggttatccggccatgGGCTGAATCAAGCCCACAGAGAGTGttccgtgggccggacatgcacAGAGCCATACCGGAAATTGTccctgcgcatgcccagacgccgaaaatcgcgcctgcacagatgcaattttcaacgtctggacatgcgcagacgcgatttctggcatcacggacatgcacagatgcgatttccagcgcTGCTGGCAAGTCCCCGCACCGTGCTGATTTAACGCGGTGTGCTGgccaagcaggcagctcggttGGTGGCGGGCAGCccgtgggccggtaaaacagccttcgtgggccgcatctggcccacggaccagaggttgctgacctctggctAAGAAAGTGTGCTAAGAAAAGTCCTTGGTTTGAGCCTACTCTATCAGTCACTCGCTGAGATCTTTAGGCAAGACACTCTCACCCCTTCTCAGCTCACACAATTCAAAATGTGATGATATTCACCAAACTcgtagggttgttgtaaggattgtgGAGGTAACAAGCGGGACTTAGAACAAAATGAAGTGGTGTCTCTTCGCCCCTTAGGCAGGAGTGCGCCTATTTAGGGTGGCTGACAACCGACCAGTCAAGCTGCCCTCCTcctggatattccattccattctactCCACCCTTGCTTTTCCTATGGATTCTCTAGGCTGTTTACACACCTGCGAATGTCAGGGTTCCTACCAAGCATAAAGATACTTCCCTCCCATTTCTCAGTTGTCCTCTTTTAGCTAATCTCCAGGTACATATCACCCCAACAATTCACTATTAGAGCATTGTTGAACATTtgtaaacaaaatataaatataatatttatGACAAGACCGTTGGGTGGGAAAAGGCATGATGAAAACACATCAGTCCTACCTAGGAATTTTAAGTGAATTTGAAGGGTGAAAAAAACAGAATGACAGCAAGTAGAGAGCCCTCAAATAAGGGTCCAAGAGCAGCATCTTTTCCTTCTGCAGCCCTTCAACcagagtggggaggggaatctATAATCACAATAAGGTCGCAGTTCCTTTACTTCAAGATTCACATGCTGGCATCCGAGGAGGAAGTAAAAATGAGACAGAAAAGGAAACTGCAACATCCTTTAAAGATCAACACtatctcttctctttccctcacTCTCATTTTACATAAAGCTTACCAAGAACTGTGACGCTGCCACAgcctcaaataaaataaaatgagttttactgaagggcagtataaaaaccctgtaattaaaaaatatattaattcaTGTCAATGACAATTATGAAATCCCACCCCTCAATATTTGCATAATGTTATAATGCAACAGCCTTGTTTTCAAACTCTCCCAAGGGATTGTCATGATACataaaccccaccccacaaaataaGCATAAAGCAGTTTTGTTCTACTTGCCAGATTGCTGTATGTCGGTTCTGTTTTAATTTTGGTTTATGTATAATGTATTGCACAACACATCCTGGAGTAcgtattttttttataaacagaAGTCAAGACTTGCCTCCACTGTGATCGGATCAGCCCTTACCCCCTTGTGTCAGAGAACATCAGATACGGCTCTCCCCCAATAGGCAGAGGTTCAAGGGCAGCACCAGGGAAGAAACCAGGATGAAGAAAGGAATAATCCCACCACCACAGGAACCTCGTGTTACTTCCATTCTTGATACcagattttaaaatgctttgttgttgtgTGAAAATATTTTCGTAAGACAGTCTTGAGAGCCTCTTAGGGGTATAAAGTGGGATAAATGTACTCTTCATCCAGGCCTTTAAGAGATATGTTTTAAAAGACCCCGCTCTATTCTTATTATTGTTAAGTGTTGTAAACATTTTCAGTATTGCATGTTTACACTGCTGCAATCCACGCTCAGGACTTTATTGCCTTTGttttttctatgagcttaaagctgaaataaaatcgaTTGATTATGGTGGGTGGCAGGTAAGAAACCTAAATAATAATataaggaaagcctgctggatcaggccaatggtccgttagtccagcaccctgttctcagtgtccaagcagatgcctgggccagaacacaagagcactctcccctcctgctacTGTAATTCAGAAGCAGGGAGGCAGACCACAGCCgccatgactagcagccattgacaccgctctcctccatgaacttgcatAAGTCTCTTTTAAAGCCGTCTAATTTAACAGTAAGCAGTAATCGTTTTAACACAATCTGAAAGTGGCATCTTCACATTATTGGAATTCGCCCCGTGACCGTACAGGGAAGGGCAGTTAAGAAATGTAAtaactacaataataataatagtaataatccaCCTCCCAGCTTCTTGACAAAACTGGGAGTTCGATCTACGTCACGGACCCCTTGCCGTAAATTATTCCACACGATGTGGAAGAGCTTTCCTTGACGTTACCGTATCTCCCGCTTCCAAGAGAATTGGGAGGGAATTGTAAGGGTTAACTGGCGTCACTGTGACGACGAAGAGGATGAGGAGGCCCCACCCTGATCCAATTTGGcgtcaaacacccccccccacctcacttcAAACGGGAAACCAAAGAACGGAATTGGAGAGGGGTGAGGTAGCTGATCGAGGCCTACCCAGGCCCAGAGTTGCTTTACCTGAGGATATTGTGGGCCTCCATGCTGCGGTTTTGGTTGCTGGAGCAAACCACAGCCACCCGGAGCGGCGAGGAGGGCATGGCTGGACGCCCGGCGGCGAGGAAGGGGCCGGGGCGGGGGCCTGGGGAGGGGATGGGTCGAAGAGGGAAAGGCGGCGGGTGACGGCAGCGAAGGGCCCGCGTTGAGGTTCCCAGGCGGCGACGGCAGCGGCGCTTCCCTTCtcgtctctctcactctcacataCACAAAATGGCGTCCGCGGGGACCGGAAGAGGCGGGGCTGGCTGACGTGTCCGGCTCTATGAGCCGCGCCCCGCCTGCTTTCGCTGAGACCTTTTTCGCCTTCCCTTACCAATCATAGAGAAGCGGAAGTGAGGGGCAGAGTGTCTGGCCAAGGGGGCTGTTACCTTTGCCCTGCCCAACCTCCTTCTCCTCATAGTTTCCCATGACGACGACGGTGACAATGAGCGGGAGGTTGGGTATTTATGCGCCAGGGGGAGAAATCCTCCCCCGCCCCAGCGGAGTGATATTTGCCTATCTCTATGGAAACGGATAGAGGGGCAAAGGGCCGAGCGAGAACTTTTGAAAAGAGGCGGGCGGGGAGCAGCCGCAGTAACCTCAGTTTTAACTGTCATTGCTGCCCCCAATGAATTCTTGGAATTGTAGTTTAGGGGGCCGCATGAAACAACTTCCCTGGGTTCtcaggactacatttcccagtttGCTTTGCCCTCCCCTCAGGAAACCTGGGAAATGTAATCCTCAGAAAGGCAAAAACATATTTGAGGGTTTCTCAGAGGAAATGGCAGTTAAAACAGGCTTCACTCTGAGCTGGAAatggatgctgggagctgtagttgttgtttttttggtcttatttaacaacatttatatagcacttaagcaaaagctttgctttacaataaatattaaaattacaccacagcaccacctgtgcacacacacacccagaccctTAGGGAAGAGTTAAAACCCAGGGTTGCCATGACGGCAGTATCCCAGAGCTAGTGATGTCACAATGCAGGACCCTGGTGATGTTATAAGAGAGTGCCTGTGGTGTCACAAGGCTGCCAACTCTGGAAAAGCACACAAAATATTGCAAGAGTTAAGGCAGAGCCCAGAAGGAGGTGAAGGAAGGTGGTATGAAggctaaaaagggggggagattcATGGAAAAATTGGATtcattcctctccccctcttgaTTTTCATTGAGAAGAATTGAAAACTGggagaattaaaaagaaaaaacctcaTGCCCCCTGCTTTTTTCAGAGTAATGAGTGAAAGCTATCCTTTCACTGTCTCAAAAGCTCcttcagaacaaaatacaaacataatTATCATAACATGAAGGTCACACTCataaacacagagagaaagagattgtGGAATTGAACACTCTTTGTACTTTTATTAAAGTTACAATCTTGCAGATCAGCTTTATAATCATCAAAGTAAGTATACACCCTTCTTAAAAGCACTTTCGGTGGATTGCACCCGCACCAAATTCTTGGTAGTCCTGACTGGTAATCCACATGGGTACAAAAGAGTCCAGGTGAGTTAGAATGGATCCTCCCAGCCAGGCAGCGTACATTGTATCTGGAGGTGCTATGACTCGCAGCGGAACCTCCTGTGGGACTTGGTGTTCTATCTCTTTAAATATCCTCTCATCTAGACCCTGGAAAAGTGATGATCCGCCTGAGAGGATCAGGTTCCCGTAGAGGAGGCTGCAAATATCCCTATCACACTTTCTAATGCTCTTGGTGATCATGGCTTGGATGCCCAGCGACTCAACACCGATGGTCTTTGGCACAAAAAGGATTTCTGGTGCTTGGCAGAGGTGGAGATTGAGTGTGATGGTGCTTCCATCTGGCAGCTTCAAGACCTCAGCTTTGCTTTCTGATTTCTGCTTGGGATCCAAGGCCACATAGCAGGACTTCTCTTTGATGCTCTGCACCATGATTTTAATGGTCCTGCTTAAGGAAGGCTGGCTATTTTCCAAAAGGAGGCTGGCGAGGTAATTGGTAATGTCCCTCCCCGCCACATCAAGTCTGGACACTCCGTGGGGTAGGCAATATCCCTCATAGATGGGGACAGTATGAGTTACTCCATCTCCGCTGTCCATCACCAATCCAGTGGTGCGTGCTGACGcgtaaagagccagtgtggcttGGACCGAGAGGTACAAAGCTGGAACCTGAAAGTGTTCAAACATTATCTCTGCTGTTCTCTCCCGATTCAACAGTGGATTCAGTGGTGGTTCAGAGAGCAGAACAGGCCTCTCATTGGCTTTCACTTTAAGCTCCTGTTTATAGATGTGTTTCCAGAGGTTCTCCATGTCATCCCAAGAAGTAATCATGCCACGCTCAACAGGATAATTCAGCAACACGGCACCATTCTTAGAGAAAGCCTTCTCCCCAATGTAGTATTCCTCCGTGTTCTGTTTAAGGTGTCCAACAACGGATGTAATAAGCGATCGTGGTTCAGACTCACCGGAGATCCCAGCTTTGCATGACCCAGATCCATTATCAATGATCACGGCCGGCGTTTGGAGCATCTTGATATCCAACATTGCACTGTTGGCAAAAGAACCCAAATACTAAGAGCTCATTGATTTCCATGAGGCATCTCTAAACCATTTTGCAACGTCTGACCATAGAGCATTCTAGAATCCTGGTGTCACAAACAGGCAAAGCTGCTTGAAATTCCAGCTCTATTTGAGGACTTCCGGCGCGATCGCCATTGCCGGCAGTTGGGAGTCGTCTCGGGTCTGAGACTGCTCCGGTTTTctccgggggtaggagctccgcaaCCGCTTAGCGGGGCTCCGAAACCACGGGAAGAGCATCCCGTGGCAGGGTCTTCCAGCTGGCCCATTTGGTGCCGTCCAGTTCTCGAgcctcccttgtaaaaggggggggCGCGAGTGAACTGGCTCCGGTGCCGGGCTGAGGAAGCACTTCCCCAACCGGAGAAACTAGCAGCAGCCGCTGCCGGCTCTGAGCAATCCGTGCTTCCGTAATTGGCTCTAAAAGATGAGATCCATAAGTAACCAACTAAGCTGGATTTAATTTGgactaaaaagaataaagaattgGCTTGCGGAGAGGGAtgtaaaagaggaagtccgtcccTCTCCTTTGCGCTAAGATAGAAAGTGACACCGGACTAGGCTATTGCTACTTTGAACTGCTTtgaaggtttttttcccctgctgATTCTGATTCTACCACTTTGACTGTTTAATAACCCTTCTTTGGAGGGTGAAGTTGGAGTTTGTTCTTTCCCGATGGACAAGGACTAAAGTATTAAAAAATTTACCCTCTGAGgaaggggaaaatggcggctgaactgtgaatgaagatggaaaagtactgaaactttgttatttcctgttcACCCCTGTTGATTTGTATCTGGTTCCCACGGTCCTCCCAGATCCGGCAATGGAGGAAAGAATTTTACAGCGATTAGAATTTTTGCAACAGAATATCACTTGAACATTTACTGCAATTCGAAATGCTGTTAAAAACGTGGCTGAGGAAGTTAAAGCAACAAGGGAAAACATTAAAGATTTATTGGCGACTAAAGAGGATGGGTCTCCAGAGATTTCATTTGAAGGAGAGAAAATACATGCACCAAAAGTAGAGAAGCCTCGATGTGAGAGATCGGAGGTTAGTGGCAGTGCCATTATAAccgctttctggggtgggagcccagaattGCAGGACTATAAAACTGGAGATCCGAAATCTAATTTGAAGACTGGACGAAAGACATTTGGTAACATTGTACAAATAGCTGACAAGTGCCCAGCAAAGAAGTTTGACTGCAAAGTATGGGTTTTTTTGTATCAAGGGGAAAGTGACATTCTGGAACAAAGACGATGTGACATGAGGGGAGGAAgatttggactgggaaaatgctggtgggaagactggtgggagtCTGTGATGGGAGGTGGGAAGATggtaaggaggggggtggggtaagagAATTTATAAGAATTACTAGGATGGCTAACCATGGCACCTGACCTCAGAGGGAAATAAGCGACTTGGAGAAGGAAAGAACCTtttaggttttcttttttatgatATAGTTTGGATGataaaaattatttcttttaaGGTAGGAGTTAGAATTAACAAGAGCAATAGTTTTACTGAGTTAATAGGAAAAAAAGATATTAGAAGTTAAGATTGGGAATATGATGCTGAATTTGTTATAAATAAGTTAAAGAATATTAGAGGTTTAtttaaagaataagaataatggtgaatgatttgtgaaattagttacaaagtcacTAAAGTAAATCGGAACTGAACGCAGAAGgggagaacgggggaagtccccctaagaatgATTTGAAGTAAAATTTTGATTAATAGAATGGTGTGATCCTGTGTTCCTGtggttgttaggtatgtatttattatttctgtttattttattttatttgcttgtttttgtattttgtagtctgtTTGTAGTCTTTTTCTGGTTTGTTTGatgtgtgtggaaataccaataaattctttataaacaCGAAATTCCAGCTCTATTTACACCCTGAACTCAAACCTCTCAAGTGTCCCGATTTAACTGGGACATCCCAAATTGAAAGAAGCCGCCCCAGCTTCTGATCCCAATCGCAGATGCCCATTTTTGCTCCTGTGCTCCAGCCACACCAGAGCATGGAACCAAAAGGCATGCTTTTTTCAGTTCTGGCGCAAGTCAGTTGGCTCAAACCAAACCAGATCGCAAGACCAAGAAACGGAAGGAAAAGTTACCTTCACCCCACGTGTcatctctcttcttcctccctccaccatGGCACTTTTGTCTGTggcactggaggaggaggaggaaggtctcGTCCACACAGCATCTCCCGAAGCTGCACAGGCTGGGTCGACCATTCAGTAGGCTTCTCTGGTCCACACCGCATCTCCAAATGCAGTGGAGGCTGGCATGACTTTCTGGTAGGCTCCTTCAGTCTGCACGGTGCCTCCCGAAGCAGCACAGGCCTGGGAGACCTTCCGGTAGGCCGAATTTTCAtcaaaaaatgtttgcaggaaTGTGAACTGATTTTGTACTTGTCCCACTTAAATTATCTTGGGGCCCTTACTTTATCATGGGCGCTCCTTCGTGTGTTTTGCAGGTATATTCTGCAATGTGCCATTGACACAATAAGCATGTTGCTGGGAGACCTAAACATCCACACATAATTCCACTGTATTAGTTGTTCTACGGTGCTTCTCCAGTGTTACCATAATATTGCTGTCTAGAAGGGAACTCCTGTGCTATAGCTTGGTGGTCTCCTCAGGGaagctcgcctggcgccttcattacattaTCTCTAGACGCAagacaaaagcattcctcttctcccaggcctttggctaattaatctATGGATCTTTAAAATGtggtggggttattgtttttgtttgttattattctatgtatttctgtatttttatattaaCCACCCTGTAATGAGTGGATGAAGgaggtataaaaaataaataataataattaacaccatcatcatcatcatcatcatcatcgtcgtcgtcgtcgtcaattacttataccccacccatctggctgggtttccccagccactctgggctgcttccaacaggagattaaaaacacattaaaacataagccattaaaaaacttccctaaacagatgtcttctaaacgtcagatagttgtttattcctttgacatctgatgggggggggcgttccacacGGTGGGTccactaccaagagggccctctgcctggttccctgtaactttgcttctcgcaagtgagggaaccgccagaaggccctcagggcTGGACTTCAGTGCCTAGGgcgaacaatgggagtggagacgctccttcaggtatacaacaacaacagctcagcAACAGCTCAACAAAAGCAGAACATACCCAAATACAAAACCGCATTTGTGGTATTAAAAGTTACAGGGTTTCAGAAGTTATGGGACACACATttctggaaacaaagcagtatgtaCACCCTGAAACATGTACAGTATTGAAAGCAGAGTCATTTAAAACTGTCCCGATgtcatcatgagcacaaataatcatgaatgcccagtaaaaaggATGTATGGATGGGTTTCAAGCTTCTTCCAAAGGATCCAAGGGGTGCTAGTTAAGTGAGGTggcacatggcaggacagagtctcaaacaaagatgtgctctgccAAGCCCACACTCCCAGCATGTTCGCGCTCCTGTCTCAGGAACACCTACATGGGCTTGGTCAtgttcacagaatggaagatggcaggatccctaaagatgtgctctatggggagctggcttcaggcgccaggcccattggcagaccaactctgtgctacaaagatgtctgtGAATGTCACGCAAAGGCTGGCAATATCAACCCTGCCTAAAGACAGACAGGTCGTCCACCCATAGCAGTGAACAGAGGAGAGATgcctgctgggaggagcgcaggaAAAACAAACACCGTGGTagatctgcagcagcacaaccagacgccttcatctgccccagctacaacaaaacatgtctctcccggatccgtctctacagccacagcaggcgctgcaaccttccaacagtttccttcacccccaaaggtgcacccCTTCATTTTCTCCTTGCACTTACAAGATCCCAGGCTGCAGAGGttcaggatcagagttttcctgtGTGCAGACaaacggctccctcggctagtaaagcgagatgagcgctgcaaccccagagtcgttcgcgactggacttaactgtcaggggccctcTACCTTTACCAAAATTAAAATCAATACtatctctgttcctttctcctcaaattatacattGCTTTTTTCCCGTTTCCTCAGTAGAGTGTCGTGATTATTTCTTCTCTCCCCGGACTCCGCCTGCATTATTTAAGCGCCTTTGCTaacatgaaaaagaagaaaaagcccaTCAAAGATATTCAGGGGCATCCTTCCTTTAATGCAATCAGCTGGCCGTGTGGGCAGCTGAGGAATGGCTGTAATTAGACTGCAGTGGAACGCGAAGGGCCAGCCATCTGGGGAAGGACAGTGACGACGTTAACCTAATTAAGGGTTTCCATCAAAAACTGACGTGCAAAGCAGCTCTGGCGTGGTTTGAGGGAGAATTACTGtgtctccttcccccacccccatccacctCCGCTTCCACCTCTCCTTTCTGTGCAGAAAGTTGCCCAACAGAAAATAATGCAAAGAGccgcagcaaagttttcagaaactgGTGGAACGCTGTGAGTAAATTGTTTGGCTTGGACAAGGGTGGGGCACCTTAAGGcagggggccagatgtggcccc is a window from the Lacerta agilis isolate rLacAgi1 chromosome 8, rLacAgi1.pri, whole genome shotgun sequence genome containing:
- the LOC117050633 gene encoding actin-related protein T2-like, producing the protein MLDIKMLQTPAVIIDNGSGSCKAGISGESEPRSLITSVVGHLKQNTEEYYIGEKAFSKNGAVLLNYPVERGMITSWDDMENLWKHIYKQELKVKANERPVLLSEPPLNPLLNRERTAEIMFEHFQVPALYLSVQATLALYASARTTGLVMDSGDGVTHTVPIYEGYCLPHGVSRLDVAGRDITNYLASLLLENSQPSLSRTIKIMVQSIKEKSCYVALDPKQKSESKAEVLKLPDGSTITLNLHLCQAPEILFVPKTIGVESLGIQAMITKSIRKCDRDICSLLYGNLILSGGSSLFQGLDERIFKEIEHQVPQEVPLRVIAPPDTMYAAWLGGSILTHLDSFVPMWITSQDYQEFGAGAIHRKCF